The Desulfatitalea tepidiphila genome window below encodes:
- a CDS encoding acyl-CoA dehydrogenase family protein, giving the protein MNFDFTTEQEMIRREVRRFAQKEIAPIAEEIERTGAYPYDIIKKMGELGFMGIPFPEAYGGTGGDWVSMHLCIEEISRVDGALGGLLDVTTSVVAQEIAVFGTEKQKQQWLIPLAQGKEIGAFGLTEPNSGSDAGALQATAELKNGEWVLNGTKQFITNIGLENASMIIVAARVKEGERADTISTFIVPKNSPGFTLGERYRKMAWNSSATHEVILSDCRVPKENLLGDPKRGFAQHLAVLETGRISIAAIAVGVAQACLNEALKYAQERKQFGRPIFDFQAIQFKLADMAVSIELARNQYLKAAWLKDQGRPYDFEASAAKLFASEIAEKVASDALEIHGGNGLMEEYPISRYYKGVKILQIVEGTSEIQRLIIGRILSGKHNK; this is encoded by the coding sequence ATGAATTTCGATTTCACAACGGAACAAGAGATGATTCGTAGGGAAGTACGCCGTTTTGCCCAGAAGGAGATCGCCCCTATTGCCGAGGAGATCGAAAGAACAGGCGCCTACCCCTACGATATCATAAAAAAAATGGGTGAACTTGGCTTCATGGGCATTCCGTTTCCCGAAGCTTACGGGGGTACAGGCGGAGATTGGGTTTCGATGCACTTGTGTATTGAAGAAATTTCACGGGTTGATGGCGCCTTAGGCGGCCTTCTTGATGTCACGACAAGCGTAGTTGCCCAAGAAATTGCGGTTTTCGGCACAGAAAAGCAAAAACAACAATGGCTAATTCCCTTGGCACAGGGAAAAGAAATCGGGGCCTTTGGTTTAACGGAACCGAACTCGGGCTCCGATGCCGGGGCACTTCAAGCCACCGCCGAATTAAAAAATGGTGAATGGGTGCTCAATGGCACAAAACAGTTTATAACCAATATCGGTCTTGAGAATGCTTCCATGATTATCGTGGCGGCCAGGGTCAAAGAAGGAGAAAGAGCGGATACCATTTCGACTTTCATTGTTCCCAAAAACTCACCAGGTTTTACCTTGGGGGAACGTTATAGAAAAATGGCTTGGAACAGTTCCGCTACTCATGAAGTCATTTTGTCCGATTGTCGCGTGCCAAAAGAAAATTTGCTTGGGGATCCCAAACGGGGGTTTGCACAGCATTTAGCTGTGCTGGAGACTGGACGCATCAGCATTGCCGCCATTGCCGTGGGTGTGGCACAAGCCTGCCTGAATGAAGCTCTAAAATACGCTCAAGAGAGGAAGCAGTTCGGGCGCCCAATTTTCGATTTTCAGGCGATCCAGTTCAAGCTGGCCGACATGGCTGTGTCGATCGAACTGGCCAGAAACCAATACCTTAAAGCCGCATGGCTCAAAGACCAGGGCAGACCATACGACTTTGAAGCCTCCGCAGCAAAACTTTTCGCATCGGAAATTGCAGAAAAAGTGGCCAGCGATGCACTTGAGATTCACGGCGGAAATGGCCTGATGGAAGAATATCCGATTTCGCGCTACTACAAAGGAGTTAAAATCCTTCAGATCGTCGAAGGCACCTCTGAGATCCAGCGCCTGATCATCGGAAGGATTCTATCCGGAAAACACAACAAATAG
- a CDS encoding SDR family NAD(P)-dependent oxidoreductase, whose translation MMLANKVVVVTGGASGLGEACARMFVENGSKAALLDLSEDNGNRLANELGKDALFCKTDVTDENEVENALNLTMEKFGAIHIAINCAGTGTPAKVIGKNGPLSIASFRKVIDINLVGTMIVVARAAAKMLMNKPQEDGERGVVINTASAAAFDGQIGQAAYSASKAAVVGMTLPIAREFAEYGIRINTIAPGLFDTPMLAGLKQEVRNALGRMVPFPKRLGLPREYALLAKHIVDNPMLNGETIRLDGSLRMAAK comes from the coding sequence ATGATGCTCGCAAATAAAGTGGTCGTCGTCACGGGAGGCGCATCCGGACTCGGTGAGGCTTGCGCACGGATGTTTGTGGAGAACGGTTCTAAGGCGGCGCTCCTGGATCTTTCCGAGGACAACGGGAACAGGCTGGCAAATGAACTCGGCAAAGATGCCCTCTTCTGCAAAACCGATGTTACGGACGAAAATGAGGTTGAAAACGCCCTGAATCTCACAATGGAAAAATTTGGTGCAATTCACATCGCCATCAATTGTGCCGGCACCGGAACACCGGCCAAAGTGATCGGCAAAAACGGTCCGCTCTCAATCGCCAGTTTCAGAAAAGTGATCGATATCAACCTCGTGGGGACAATGATCGTGGTCGCCCGGGCGGCGGCCAAAATGCTAATGAACAAACCCCAAGAGGATGGCGAAAGAGGCGTTGTCATCAATACCGCTTCGGCAGCGGCATTTGATGGGCAGATCGGTCAGGCCGCCTACAGCGCTTCAAAGGCCGCCGTAGTCGGGATGACCCTGCCGATCGCACGCGAATTCGCCGAATATGGAATTCGGATCAATACCATTGCCCCCGGCCTTTTCGACACCCCCATGTTGGCAGGTTTGAAGCAGGAAGTCAGAAACGCCTTAGGGAGAATGGTACCCTTCCCGAAACGATTGGGCCTACCAAGAGAATATGCCTTGTTAGCTAAGCACATCGTCGACAACCCGATGTTGAATGGAGAAACGATCCGCCTGGATGGTTCATTGCGAATGGCAGCCAAGTAA
- a CDS encoding enoyl-CoA hydratase/isomerase family protein yields the protein MNFETILFETVNNIAFIRLNRPDRLNALNQKMINEMGQVMDAIAEDESIGAVIITGNERLFGAGADIKEIKGLNSPVAVHAFFRTSEVMFNKIENLNKPTIAAVCGPALGGGCELALACDIRIAAENALFGQPEIKIGVIPAGGGTQRLPRLVGIGRAKELLYSGDPIDAVEAFRIGLVNKVTSVEQLLPEAKKMAQKFVERPAFALKMLKSAINQGINMDLRSALSYEMRCFEILFSTEDQKEGMSAFMEKRQAAFKGK from the coding sequence ATGAATTTTGAAACCATTTTGTTTGAAACGGTCAACAATATTGCCTTTATAAGACTTAACCGGCCGGACAGATTGAATGCTCTCAATCAAAAAATGATCAATGAAATGGGTCAGGTCATGGACGCGATTGCCGAGGATGAAAGCATTGGCGCGGTTATCATCACCGGCAATGAAAGGCTATTTGGCGCCGGTGCCGACATTAAAGAGATCAAAGGCTTGAATTCACCAGTGGCCGTTCATGCGTTTTTTCGTACCAGCGAAGTAATGTTCAACAAAATAGAAAATTTAAATAAGCCGACCATTGCTGCCGTCTGTGGACCGGCTTTGGGCGGCGGGTGCGAGCTTGCATTAGCGTGCGATATCAGAATTGCCGCCGAAAACGCCCTCTTCGGCCAGCCGGAAATTAAAATTGGGGTGATCCCCGCAGGAGGTGGGACACAACGCTTACCTCGTCTTGTGGGAATCGGCCGGGCAAAGGAACTGCTATATTCCGGCGATCCGATAGATGCTGTTGAGGCCTTTCGAATAGGATTGGTGAATAAGGTCACCTCCGTTGAGCAACTGCTTCCGGAAGCAAAAAAAATGGCCCAGAAATTCGTTGAGCGTCCTGCTTTTGCCCTAAAAATGCTCAAATCAGCAATTAATCAGGGCATAAATATGGACCTTAGAAGCGCTCTTTCATATGAGATGCGTTGCTTTGAAATTCTTTTTTCCACCGAAGATCAAAAAGAGGGTATGAGCGCCTTTATGGAAAAAAGGCAAGCCGCATTTAAAGGAAAATGA
- a CDS encoding Zn-ribbon domain-containing OB-fold protein, whose protein sequence is MTIIFHPGVMEERNGRWVQIGRKCSSCGKTSFPVTELCPFCSSENGEMVPLSRTGTLFSFSITRVPVGPYKPPIVAGFVDLPEGTRIFGQIHAAPDEIKTGILMTMKTGVLWTEKDGTEVMGYYYEPIKTDVGGAE, encoded by the coding sequence ATGACCATTATATTTCACCCTGGCGTGATGGAAGAAAGAAACGGTCGTTGGGTCCAGATCGGCCGAAAGTGCAGTTCCTGTGGAAAAACTTCCTTTCCCGTGACCGAGCTTTGCCCGTTCTGTTCATCCGAAAACGGCGAAATGGTGCCTCTCAGCCGAACGGGTACGTTGTTTTCTTTTTCAATTACCAGGGTTCCAGTCGGACCCTATAAACCACCGATTGTCGCAGGTTTCGTAGACCTCCCCGAAGGTACCCGCATATTTGGTCAGATTCATGCCGCCCCCGATGAGATCAAAACCGGCATTCTGATGACCATGAAAACAGGCGTCCTTTGGACCGAAAAAGATGGAACAGAGGTCATGGGCTATTACTATGAGCCTATTAAGACAGATGTCGGAGGTGCGGAATGA
- a CDS encoding thiolase family protein: MMRSVYVLGIGQTVFGRHADMTVNDLAAAATLASVRDAGISPKEFQTAFCGCIHSPPTVVESSLIRLGIGRIPMYTVENACASGSSAVHLLFREIALGGCDVGLALGVESLSAYNKKFGKGLIGIEGDLDAKSGLTMPSFFAMLCNRLIQERGATLQDICYPSIKNHKNGMTNPYSQYKKEVSFQEIMKSPMIADPITVLQCCPQSDGAAAVILCSEEYFKKNNKKAHRAPVKIGGSVISVSGAHDSSFDPLSLEANIMGVKDACEMAGVNPQKDINVVEMHDAFSGEELSAYEMLGLCDAGEGVSLARSGAVEMGGRCPVNPSGGLLSMGHPLGASGVRVVIDIARQLWGEAPNQVEGAKVGMAQMLGGVLSGIASPVVAGVHILVK; encoded by the coding sequence ATGATGCGAAGCGTATATGTTCTTGGAATCGGACAAACTGTTTTCGGCAGGCATGCAGACATGACAGTTAATGATTTAGCGGCTGCCGCGACACTGGCCTCCGTCAGAGATGCCGGCATCTCTCCAAAAGAATTTCAAACGGCTTTTTGCGGATGCATACACAGTCCGCCAACGGTTGTTGAATCTTCATTAATTCGCCTGGGCATCGGGCGGATCCCCATGTATACTGTTGAAAATGCCTGTGCCAGCGGCTCCAGTGCGGTACATCTACTGTTCCGCGAAATCGCCTTGGGTGGCTGCGATGTGGGTCTCGCATTGGGTGTCGAGTCGCTATCCGCTTATAACAAAAAATTCGGCAAAGGATTGATTGGCATCGAAGGCGACTTGGACGCAAAATCAGGGCTGACCATGCCCTCATTTTTCGCAATGTTATGCAATCGCTTGATCCAGGAACGCGGTGCGACACTCCAAGATATTTGCTATCCCTCCATCAAAAATCACAAAAACGGTATGACCAATCCGTATTCGCAGTATAAAAAGGAAGTTTCCTTTCAAGAAATCATGAAATCTCCCATGATTGCCGATCCGATTACGGTGTTGCAGTGTTGCCCGCAAAGCGATGGCGCAGCTGCTGTTATCCTTTGCTCAGAGGAATATTTCAAAAAGAATAACAAGAAAGCACATCGTGCGCCGGTCAAAATCGGAGGGTCGGTCATTTCTGTCAGCGGCGCGCATGACTCCTCTTTCGACCCTCTGTCTTTAGAGGCCAATATCATGGGCGTGAAAGATGCATGTGAAATGGCCGGCGTAAACCCACAAAAGGATATCAATGTGGTCGAAATGCACGATGCCTTCTCAGGGGAGGAGCTGTCGGCTTACGAGATGCTTGGTCTCTGCGACGCTGGGGAAGGTGTTTCACTGGCGCGTTCCGGCGCTGTAGAGATGGGTGGGCGGTGCCCTGTAAACCCTAGCGGCGGATTGCTATCCATGGGTCACCCTTTGGGGGCATCAGGAGTCCGTGTTGTGATTGACATTGCGCGCCAGCTTTGGGGAGAAGCTCCTAATCAGGTGGAAGGAGCGAAAGTCGGGATGGCGCAAATGCTTGGTGGTGTCCTATCAGGAATCGCATCCCCTGTTGTCGCAGGGGTTCACATACTGGTCAAGTAA
- a CDS encoding flavodoxin family protein: protein MKIIGLVCSPRTGGNTEILVEEALAAARDKGAQTELVRVADKQILPCNACNGCSDDGQCVIEDDMQEIYQRLEASDGIIFGTPVYFINVSAQAKAIMDRTYALYQKRKLRGKVAAAAVAVRRVGAGQVLALMCTWFTVHQMITVGGCIGYGLEKGAVREGTGAGPRSTALGEAKSIGKAVVDMIYRTTK, encoded by the coding sequence ATGAAAATTATAGGTCTGGTATGCAGTCCTCGAACAGGGGGGAACACCGAAATACTGGTCGAGGAGGCTTTGGCCGCCGCCAGGGATAAAGGGGCCCAAACCGAATTGGTGCGGGTGGCCGACAAACAGATCCTTCCGTGCAACGCCTGCAACGGTTGCTCCGATGATGGGCAATGTGTGATCGAGGACGACATGCAGGAAATCTATCAAAGACTCGAAGCTTCGGATGGGATTATTTTCGGTACGCCGGTGTACTTTATCAATGTCAGCGCCCAGGCCAAGGCGATTATGGATCGGACCTACGCGCTCTATCAAAAGAGGAAATTGCGCGGGAAGGTTGCTGCCGCTGCCGTCGCGGTAAGACGGGTCGGTGCCGGACAAGTGTTGGCTCTGATGTGTACATGGTTTACAGTCCACCAGATGATCACTGTCGGCGGATGCATTGGGTACGGTTTAGAAAAAGGAGCGGTCCGAGAGGGGACGGGCGCAGGCCCGCGGAGCACGGCCCTTGGCGAGGCTAAGTCCATTGGAAAAGCCGTGGTCGACATGATTTACCGAACTACAAAATAG
- a CDS encoding TetR/AcrR family transcriptional regulator, protein MGIQDRREREKEQRRNQIIVAARRVFHEKGFTNATIKNIANEAELGFGTLYLYFKNKEELFVALSLRVFHYLNMRISHIIKQGNLSKMQQLDALKNVLIDVYNYDPVVTINMYHLQSSQTLKNLPEDLLDEITNLARYSTIAIAKIFEEGVDAGLFIKKNPFALADIFGALFSGIVLWETSKNILDDKKNHLKSTLGTAYEIFSRGILAQPS, encoded by the coding sequence ATGGGAATCCAAGATCGCAGGGAAAGAGAAAAGGAACAACGGCGAAATCAGATCATCGTGGCTGCCAGAAGGGTTTTTCATGAAAAAGGTTTCACTAATGCGACGATAAAAAATATTGCGAATGAGGCTGAATTGGGTTTCGGTACGTTGTACCTCTACTTCAAGAACAAGGAAGAGTTATTCGTTGCACTTTCCTTGCGAGTCTTCCATTATTTAAATATGCGCATCTCTCATATTATAAAACAAGGCAATTTAAGTAAGATGCAACAACTTGACGCGCTAAAAAATGTACTGATCGATGTATATAATTATGACCCCGTGGTTACCATAAATATGTATCACCTGCAGTCTAGTCAGACGTTAAAAAATCTTCCAGAGGATTTGCTCGATGAGATAACAAATCTGGCGCGTTACTCAACCATTGCCATTGCTAAAATTTTCGAGGAGGGTGTTGATGCCGGCCTGTTCATCAAGAAGAATCCCTTCGCGCTGGCAGATATCTTTGGGGCTCTTTTTTCCGGTATCGTCTTATGGGAGACGAGCAAAAATATTTTGGATGATAAAAAAAACCATTTGAAATCGACGCTTGGAACTGCTTATGAGATTTTTAGCCGGGGTATTTTAGCGCAACCATCCTGA
- a CDS encoding DUF932 domain-containing protein has protein sequence MKPNLTTLGKVFDRVDAMSVNCFDQNIAVPDISFDNLDVVRIAGEPHPLRPVAQRSISNRLGIPYPYLTRCPSDVQAMNLNHWIKHEKNDQLLFRFDGHEVRAVFTTKYIPVDNFEVMECLDSLGYKPETPVQCHLDTEFMSLSIPDGQKAFDINGDKFKPGISISNSEVGLASLSIAAFVLRLVCTNGLVAKSDVSASYRHVSTKILSEFPIVMDKVSLELGAQREQFRLSLESRVDNPESTLASFNRQFALNSGEKDAVEWAWPQEAGETMFHVVNTYTRAAQMEGLPAESSFRLSRVGGNILGMLN, from the coding sequence ATGAAACCCAATTTGACTACCCTTGGCAAAGTGTTCGACCGCGTGGATGCGATGTCAGTCAACTGTTTCGATCAGAACATCGCCGTGCCGGACATATCGTTTGATAACCTGGATGTCGTTCGCATTGCGGGTGAGCCCCATCCATTAAGGCCTGTAGCACAGCGCTCCATATCCAATCGTCTGGGAATCCCATATCCGTATTTGACCCGATGTCCTTCCGATGTACAGGCGATGAATTTGAACCACTGGATCAAGCATGAGAAAAATGACCAGCTGCTGTTCCGGTTCGATGGGCATGAGGTGCGAGCGGTGTTTACCACCAAGTATATTCCCGTGGACAATTTCGAAGTCATGGAGTGTTTGGATTCTTTGGGGTACAAGCCCGAGACCCCGGTTCAATGTCATCTGGATACAGAGTTCATGTCATTGAGCATCCCTGATGGACAAAAGGCGTTCGATATCAATGGCGACAAATTCAAACCGGGCATATCGATATCAAATTCGGAGGTGGGCCTGGCATCGCTTTCCATTGCGGCATTCGTGTTGAGACTGGTTTGCACCAATGGTCTGGTGGCTAAATCTGATGTCTCTGCCTCGTATCGGCATGTGAGCACCAAGATTTTGAGCGAGTTTCCCATCGTGATGGACAAGGTGTCGCTGGAGTTGGGCGCTCAGCGGGAACAATTCCGTCTGTCGTTGGAATCCCGGGTGGATAATCCCGAATCGACCCTGGCCAGCTTCAATCGTCAGTTCGCTTTGAACAGTGGTGAAAAGGATGCTGTGGAGTGGGCATGGCCGCAGGAAGCAGGAGAGACCATGTTCCATGTGGTCAACACGTATACCAGAGCAGCGCAGATGGAAGGATTACCGGCGGAGTCCAGTTTCAGGTTGAGTCGGGTTGGCGGGAATATATTGGGGATGTTGAACTGA
- a CDS encoding ATP-dependent helicase, whose translation MSDELNPKQQEAAQFKEGIAAVIAVPGSGKTRTMMERIGILITEYGIAPENILGLTFTRNASDEMRSRLVPVLGDLSSRVKLSTIHSFCHLLLGMEGRVFEILSGKEQMVFMKKVMQALKVKDLTVGTVLREISLAKNNIIDATEFKALFEGDGTMQKIANVYQAYDDQKRKKMLLDFDDLLLETYYLLRDNDQVREKYQETFTSILVDEFQDTNPVQFEILRLLIREGIRPSSFWVAGDDHQAIYSFTGASVGNILNFQSMFPEAKQFILDLNYRSTPQILRACQNLIHHNVKQIHKELKTDNPDGDDIVVLEASNEETEAMGVVNEIVDLIERRGYQYSDIAVLYRANFQSRYVEEAFLQNKIPYHIQSGRTFYDRHEVKCLLDYLRVIASPDSDEADEALLNILNVPVRYVSNKIKDQLKEFCRRRGIHLYAGLKSMIVELPFVRKNIKTFVNFMDPLIESAPSLEPVEVIQKIRTTWDYDRFVVDEDIPSPDDIKISNINQLQLAATRYSTIGAFLEYTDSFTDETVGDDKEGVSLMTVHKAKGLEFAVVFVIGLVEGLMPSKKGNIEEERRICFVAISRAMTLLFLSYPLNYLGQAAKKSIFLDEILGKR comes from the coding sequence ATGAGCGATGAATTAAATCCCAAACAACAGGAAGCCGCCCAGTTTAAAGAGGGCATCGCTGCCGTGATCGCAGTGCCCGGATCAGGTAAAACCAGGACCATGATGGAGCGAATCGGAATACTGATCACAGAATACGGCATTGCCCCTGAAAACATCCTGGGCCTGACCTTTACGCGAAATGCCTCGGATGAAATGCGATCAAGACTGGTGCCGGTCCTGGGGGATCTATCCTCTCGGGTAAAACTTTCGACCATCCATTCGTTTTGTCATCTGCTTTTGGGAATGGAAGGCCGCGTGTTTGAAATCCTGTCAGGCAAAGAGCAGATGGTCTTCATGAAAAAGGTGATGCAGGCATTGAAGGTAAAGGATTTGACCGTGGGAACCGTTCTTCGAGAAATCTCTCTGGCCAAAAACAACATCATCGATGCGACGGAGTTTAAGGCGCTGTTTGAAGGCGATGGGACCATGCAAAAGATCGCGAACGTCTATCAGGCCTACGATGACCAAAAGCGTAAAAAGATGCTGCTTGATTTTGATGATCTGCTCCTTGAAACCTATTACCTGCTTAGGGACAACGATCAGGTGCGGGAAAAATACCAGGAGACCTTTACCAGCATCCTGGTCGATGAGTTTCAGGACACCAACCCGGTACAATTTGAGATCCTTCGCCTGTTGATCAGAGAGGGGATTCGTCCATCGAGTTTCTGGGTGGCCGGCGATGACCATCAGGCGATCTATTCATTTACCGGAGCGTCTGTGGGCAACATCTTAAACTTTCAATCCATGTTCCCAGAGGCCAAACAGTTCATCCTCGATTTGAACTATCGCAGCACACCCCAGATTCTTCGTGCCTGCCAGAACCTGATCCATCACAACGTCAAACAGATCCACAAGGAATTGAAGACCGACAATCCCGATGGAGATGATATCGTTGTACTGGAAGCATCCAATGAAGAGACTGAAGCCATGGGCGTGGTCAATGAAATCGTGGATCTTATCGAGCGCCGTGGTTATCAATACAGCGACATTGCCGTTTTGTATCGGGCCAATTTCCAGAGCCGGTATGTGGAAGAGGCCTTTTTGCAAAACAAGATCCCGTATCACATTCAAAGCGGCCGGACCTTTTATGATCGTCACGAGGTCAAGTGTTTGCTGGATTATCTGCGGGTGATCGCTTCCCCCGATAGCGATGAAGCAGACGAGGCGCTATTGAATATCCTCAATGTGCCTGTCCGCTATGTCAGCAACAAGATCAAGGACCAGTTAAAAGAGTTTTGCCGGCGACGGGGAATTCATCTTTATGCGGGATTGAAATCCATGATCGTCGAATTGCCCTTTGTCCGGAAAAATATCAAAACATTCGTTAACTTCATGGACCCACTGATTGAAAGTGCCCCATCTCTTGAACCCGTGGAGGTGATTCAAAAGATACGCACCACCTGGGATTATGATCGATTTGTCGTGGATGAAGATATCCCCAGTCCCGATGACATCAAGATCTCCAACATCAATCAGCTCCAGTTGGCAGCTACCCGTTATTCGACCATCGGCGCCTTTCTGGAATATACCGACAGCTTCACCGATGAGACAGTCGGTGACGATAAAGAGGGGGTCAGTTTGATGACCGTGCACAAGGCCAAGGGTCTGGAGTTTGCCGTGGTGTTTGTCATCGGTCTGGTCGAGGGATTGATGCCCAGCAAAAAGGGGAACATTGAAGAAGAAAGGCGCATATGTTTTGTGGCCATTTCCCGGGCCATGACCTTGCTGTTTCTTTCATACCCGTTGAACTATCTGGGACAAGCCGCCAAAAAATCGATCTTTCTCGATGAGATCCTGGGCAAGCGATGA
- a CDS encoding RecB family exonuclease, whose amino-acid sequence MVLSELRQTPHLSASSINEYVECSQLYKFGRVDKLPMEFKSDALEFGTCIHRVLENFYQAKMMGDRMLLKDVHEFFVFTWLDMARGRDDIRYADGNDYNSLLMFGRDLLTAWYTKLPDDDFTILAIEEAFSFTLPGIDIPIIGAMDLVEQDSAGTIIITDFKTSGRAYSKDEVDQNQQLTMYQIAARQNGYADREILLRFDTLIKTKTPKFEQYWTTRTDIDERRLIKKAAQVWDGISKGVFVANDTSWKCKGCAYKQACDAYLEGEEYDQASHP is encoded by the coding sequence ATGGTTTTAAGTGAGCTTAGGCAAACGCCGCACCTATCGGCATCGAGCATCAACGAATATGTGGAGTGCTCGCAACTGTATAAATTCGGCCGCGTCGACAAACTGCCTATGGAATTTAAATCCGATGCCCTTGAGTTTGGCACCTGCATTCATCGGGTGCTTGAAAATTTCTACCAGGCGAAAATGATGGGCGATCGGATGCTTCTAAAAGATGTCCACGAGTTTTTCGTGTTCACCTGGCTGGATATGGCAAGGGGACGCGATGATATCCGGTATGCGGACGGCAACGATTACAACTCCCTTTTGATGTTTGGAAGAGATCTATTGACTGCCTGGTATACCAAACTGCCCGATGACGATTTTACCATCCTGGCCATAGAAGAGGCGTTCAGTTTTACTCTTCCCGGTATCGATATTCCCATCATCGGGGCCATGGATCTGGTCGAACAGGACAGTGCCGGCACCATCATCATCACGGACTTTAAAACCAGCGGCCGGGCCTATTCGAAAGACGAAGTGGACCAGAACCAGCAACTGACCATGTATCAGATCGCGGCCAGGCAAAATGGATACGCCGACCGTGAGATCCTGCTTCGATTCGACACCTTGATTAAAACCAAAACACCCAAATTTGAACAATACTGGACCACGCGGACTGACATTGATGAACGGCGCCTGATCAAAAAGGCCGCTCAAGTATGGGATGGGATCTCAAAGGGAGTCTTTGTGGCCAACGATACCAGCTGGAAGTGCAAGGGATGCGCCTATAAACAGGCCTGTGACGCCTATCTGGAAGGAGAAGAGTATGACCAAGCGAGCCATCCATGA
- a CDS encoding SWIM zinc finger family protein — MTAKEIQKRNQKAEQLKVLQSDDGQYFVESSEGKILYNVIISDAGDSCTCGDYARNVKKAPDFKCKHILAVYNAIPQKQVEGATFLERQAPKLDERWITKIEGKEFVKYPGLLDLGHQKGISSIEVEIVQMPTSDNGNFAVCRATVMSKLGETYSDIGDANPSNCSSKVSKHLLRMASTRAIARALRSYTNVGMTALEELADINEAINEGGNHEHPKAQSKPARKAAAKAPKKSAVADEKETQDAAQVAPAVENQPQEEPVTNVASKSPARAGMSEAQRRAIFNLSRRRGISVEEIECMVEESYGVTLDNLTSSDASAFIRQLQTAA; from the coding sequence ATGACGGCAAAAGAGATACAGAAAAGAAACCAGAAAGCGGAACAACTTAAAGTGCTGCAAAGCGATGACGGACAATACTTCGTTGAAAGCAGCGAGGGCAAGATTTTATACAACGTGATCATCAGCGATGCCGGAGATTCTTGCACCTGCGGAGACTATGCCCGCAATGTGAAAAAGGCACCCGATTTTAAATGCAAGCATATCCTTGCCGTATACAACGCCATTCCCCAAAAACAAGTCGAAGGCGCCACATTTCTGGAACGGCAAGCTCCCAAACTGGATGAACGCTGGATCACCAAGATCGAGGGAAAGGAATTTGTCAAATATCCCGGCCTGCTCGATCTGGGACATCAAAAAGGGATTTCCAGCATCGAAGTTGAAATCGTTCAGATGCCCACCAGTGACAATGGGAATTTTGCTGTCTGTCGGGCCACTGTGATGTCCAAGCTGGGTGAGACGTATTCTGACATCGGAGACGCCAATCCCTCCAATTGTTCCAGCAAGGTATCAAAACATCTGCTCAGGATGGCCAGTACCCGTGCCATTGCAAGAGCGCTCCGGTCCTATACCAATGTGGGCATGACGGCATTGGAAGAACTCGCTGACATCAACGAAGCGATTAACGAAGGGGGAAATCATGAGCATCCTAAAGCGCAATCCAAACCGGCGAGGAAAGCTGCTGCAAAGGCGCCGAAAAAGAGTGCTGTTGCAGATGAAAAAGAAACCCAAGACGCAGCGCAAGTGGCGCCTGCCGTGGAAAACCAGCCCCAAGAGGAGCCTGTTACAAATGTTGCTTCAAAGAGTCCTGCCCGTGCTGGGATGAGTGAGGCGCAGCGCCGTGCCATATTCAATCTGTCCAGACGCCGGGGAATAAGCGTGGAAGAGATCGAGTGCATGGTTGAAGAATCCTATGGTGTGACGCTTGACAACCTAACCAGCAGCGATGCTTCGGCCTTCATCCGGCAACTTCAGACGGCTGCCTAA
- a CDS encoding single-stranded DNA-binding protein, with product MLNSCILTGNLGADPEIFYSSEGDPVATFNLAFRSSKKKTGWIKITCFQKLAEITERHLHKGARIAVVGILDQNKWETDEGVTRSSIQLIANTIEFIKTDGRGFGDNPPDDVPI from the coding sequence ATGCTCAATTCCTGCATTTTAACCGGCAACTTGGGTGCCGACCCCGAGATTTTCTATTCCAGCGAGGGCGACCCGGTAGCGACATTTAACCTGGCCTTCAGGTCATCGAAAAAAAAGACCGGCTGGATCAAGATCACCTGCTTTCAAAAACTGGCAGAAATCACCGAGCGTCATCTGCATAAAGGCGCCCGCATCGCTGTGGTCGGCATCTTGGACCAGAATAAGTGGGAAACAGATGAAGGCGTCACCCGCTCATCGATCCAGCTCATTGCCAATACCATCGAGTTTATCAAAACAGACGGCAGGGGATTTGGCGACAACCCACCCGATGATGTCCCCATCTGA